Proteins found in one Haloferax litoreum genomic segment:
- a CDS encoding methyl-accepting chemotaxis protein, whose protein sequence is MRIASAYERLLWGSMDALGVSDSVERKIVAAVGIQFVVSVGQAALPWVATGTTRLVLSAVLFFGATLAFVNTVYITRKDIVAPIERISESAAGVASGDLSATPPTVEGDDEVARLAADFGSMHDHLCIVSAQATALADQDFDHPSFDEEMPGEFGEALDRMQRDLADYTRNLQHLVEAFAEATARAQTGDLTATIDTSEWGVDDERYEAVAETYNDLVYTLSTTLGEVQTFAEEVSEMSASAQQHVEQANAASEEVAAAVNEISDGASTQTTHLQTVADELNTLSATVEEIAASADEVARTAETASERGEVGRDAATAAMKELDAVEARIDDTAEAVAELADGIEKIDEIAAFIDHVGSQTDLLAINAAIEAAHAGEAGDGFGVVAQEVKSLAEETRDSADEVSTLIADITDHSEETLADVRDMNQQVTDSLDTVSEAIEEFETIVDMVTDIDASVAEVSDATDQQAQSAQDIAVRVDDVANISEETAGQSQTVVETADSQSESIGDLSEQAAVLSSRAANLEGLVGSFEVIDEDERQRTSPADD, encoded by the coding sequence ATGCGCATCGCCTCGGCATACGAACGGTTGCTCTGGGGAAGCATGGACGCACTCGGTGTCTCGGACTCGGTCGAACGAAAAATCGTCGCGGCAGTCGGCATCCAATTCGTGGTGTCTGTCGGGCAGGCCGCGTTGCCGTGGGTCGCGACGGGAACGACTCGCCTCGTCCTCTCGGCCGTCCTCTTCTTCGGCGCGACCCTCGCGTTCGTGAACACCGTCTACATCACTCGCAAAGATATCGTCGCACCAATCGAGCGAATCTCTGAATCGGCCGCCGGTGTCGCTTCGGGCGACCTCTCGGCGACGCCGCCGACCGTCGAGGGCGACGACGAAGTCGCCCGCCTCGCCGCCGACTTCGGGTCGATGCACGACCACCTCTGTATCGTCTCGGCACAGGCGACTGCCCTCGCAGACCAAGACTTCGACCACCCGTCGTTCGACGAGGAGATGCCGGGTGAGTTCGGCGAGGCGTTGGACCGGATGCAACGTGACCTCGCGGACTACACGCGAAACCTGCAACACCTGGTCGAAGCGTTCGCCGAGGCCACTGCCCGGGCGCAGACCGGCGACTTGACGGCCACTATCGACACGAGCGAGTGGGGCGTCGACGACGAACGCTACGAGGCCGTCGCCGAGACGTACAACGACCTCGTCTACACGCTCTCGACGACGCTCGGCGAAGTGCAGACGTTCGCCGAGGAAGTCTCGGAGATGAGTGCGTCCGCACAGCAACACGTCGAACAGGCGAACGCCGCGAGCGAGGAAGTCGCCGCGGCGGTCAACGAAATCTCCGACGGTGCGAGTACGCAGACGACCCACCTCCAGACGGTCGCCGACGAACTCAACACGCTCTCGGCGACGGTCGAAGAGATTGCTGCGTCGGCCGACGAGGTGGCCAGAACGGCGGAGACTGCGTCTGAACGGGGCGAAGTCGGACGCGATGCCGCCACGGCGGCGATGAAGGAGTTAGACGCCGTGGAGGCCCGCATCGACGACACCGCAGAAGCGGTGGCAGAACTCGCTGACGGCATCGAGAAGATAGACGAAATCGCCGCGTTCATCGACCACGTCGGGTCGCAGACCGACCTGCTGGCTATCAACGCGGCAATCGAGGCGGCCCACGCTGGTGAGGCAGGCGACGGATTCGGTGTCGTCGCACAGGAGGTCAAATCGCTCGCCGAGGAGACCCGAGACTCGGCCGACGAAGTGTCCACGCTCATCGCCGACATCACCGACCACTCCGAAGAGACGCTGGCAGACGTCCGCGACATGAACCAGCAAGTCACCGACAGTCTCGACACGGTCAGCGAGGCAATCGAGGAGTTCGAGACCATCGTGGACATGGTGACCGATATCGACGCCAGCGTGGCCGAAGTGAGCGACGCGACGGACCAGCAGGCGCAGTCGGCACAGGACATCGCCGTCCGGGTGGACGACGTGGCGAACATCTCCGAAGAGACGGCAGGCCAATCGCAGACCGTCGTCGAGACGGCGGACTCCCAGTCCGAGTCTATCGGTGACCTCTCCGAACAAGCGGCGGTCCTCTCGTCGCGGGCGGCAAACCTCGAAGGACTCGTCGGGTCGTTCGAGGTCATCGACGAAGACGAGCGACAACGCACTTCACCGGCAGACGACTGA
- a CDS encoding M20 family metallopeptidase — MDELDALTTDLVSIPSHEDETAAGDFIETWLRDETDADVTRDDAGNVVARVNAGVGESLALVGHHDVVPPAPRQLTGDGDYVVESDGGRLYGRGSADMKGAVAASMLAFRDAAESATNEVVFASFVGEEIGGTGVRAALDAGLSLDYAIVAEGSTNYSGPDRTDVVVAHRGRRASTLVVSGTACHASEPERGENAVYRACDAVDIVRESTFPETEVLGHTVSGSIAVTEIDGGSAWNVIPDHCEVTIDERTVPGGYADLSQTETIDGVEWVVEQDLPPMACDDAEFADSVLETARRVHEQRGDSTPEQVTKPHATDAGWLAQEGTTCLVYGASEPGEAHTKNESVSLDVLERCYETYREVAAEW, encoded by the coding sequence ATGGACGAACTCGACGCGTTGACGACCGACCTCGTCTCGATTCCGAGCCACGAAGATGAGACTGCTGCCGGCGACTTCATCGAGACGTGGCTTCGAGACGAGACGGACGCAGACGTGACCAGAGACGACGCGGGGAACGTCGTCGCGCGCGTCAACGCCGGCGTCGGCGAGTCGCTCGCACTCGTCGGCCATCACGACGTCGTTCCGCCAGCACCCCGGCAACTGACCGGCGACGGCGACTACGTCGTCGAATCGGATGGCGGGCGACTCTACGGACGCGGGTCGGCAGATATGAAGGGTGCCGTCGCCGCGTCGATGCTCGCCTTCCGAGATGCGGCCGAGTCAGCGACGAACGAAGTCGTCTTCGCGTCGTTCGTCGGCGAGGAAATCGGTGGGACGGGCGTCCGTGCGGCCCTCGACGCCGGTCTCTCGCTCGACTACGCCATCGTCGCCGAAGGCTCGACGAACTACTCGGGACCGGACCGGACCGACGTGGTGGTCGCCCACCGTGGTCGCCGGGCGAGCACGCTGGTCGTGAGCGGAACGGCCTGCCACGCGAGCGAACCCGAGCGAGGTGAGAACGCCGTCTATCGCGCGTGCGACGCGGTGGATATCGTCCGCGAATCGACCTTCCCCGAGACAGAGGTACTCGGACACACCGTCTCGGGAAGCATCGCCGTCACCGAGATAGACGGTGGGAGCGCGTGGAACGTCATCCCCGACCACTGCGAGGTGACTATCGACGAACGAACTGTCCCCGGCGGGTACGCCGACCTCTCGCAGACAGAGACCATCGACGGCGTCGAGTGGGTGGTCGAACAGGACCTTCCTCCGATGGCGTGCGACGACGCCGAGTTCGCCGACAGCGTGCTCGAAACCGCCCGTCGAGTTCACGAACAGCGCGGTGACAGCACCCCCGAACAGGTGACGAAACCGCACGCGACGGACGCAGGGTGGTTGGCACAGGAAGGCACGACGTGCCTCGTCTACGGAGCGTCGGAACCGGGAGAAGCGCACACGAAGAACGAGAGTGTCTCGTTGGACGTGCTAGAGCGGTGTTACGAGACGTATCGGGAGGTAGCGGCGGAGTGGTGA
- a CDS encoding carboxypeptidase M32: protein MAQSSTEEASAYDQLLTKYNRIANVENAGGILSWDQQVMMPDAGTPARSQQMSALSALSHELLTDDEFGELLEAAEADDPTDEQSDVLRELRRDYERAVRVPNDLVEQISAAASEAIPAWKEAKANDDFETFAPHLEKHVELKRQYAEHIDPDRDPYEVLFEDYEPCLPLEQAEEILDEVREVLVEMIADIRESDVELAVDAFEGEFPADEQEELVRDALSTLGYPWDRGRLDTAPHPFSSGTQFDARVTTRYDESDPLGSLFSTIHEFGHALYTLGLPDEHYATPLGEDRNLSVHESQSRLWENHVGRSRAFWQHFLPTFTEHFSDVDATVEEAYEAANQVYEDNLIRVEADELTYHLHIVIRFELERALISGDLAVADVPEAWNEKYEEYLGIRPETDSEGCLQDIHWAYGNFGYFPTYSLGSIMSAQLFAAAEDDIENLDEKISNGEFADLREWLRENVHQHGRRYETNDLVKRATGADFTADDFLDYVESKYESLYDL from the coding sequence ATGGCACAATCCTCCACGGAAGAGGCGTCGGCGTACGACCAACTCCTGACGAAGTACAACCGAATCGCCAACGTCGAGAACGCTGGCGGTATCCTCTCGTGGGACCAGCAGGTCATGATGCCCGACGCGGGGACACCCGCGCGGTCCCAGCAGATGTCTGCACTGTCGGCACTCAGCCACGAACTCCTCACCGACGACGAGTTCGGGGAACTCCTCGAAGCGGCCGAGGCCGACGACCCGACCGACGAGCAATCAGACGTGCTCCGCGAACTCCGCCGCGACTACGAACGCGCCGTGCGCGTCCCCAACGACCTGGTCGAACAGATTTCGGCGGCGGCGTCCGAGGCGATTCCGGCGTGGAAGGAAGCGAAGGCCAACGACGACTTCGAGACGTTCGCACCGCACCTGGAGAAGCACGTCGAACTGAAGCGCCAGTACGCCGAGCACATCGACCCGGACCGCGACCCCTACGAAGTGCTGTTCGAGGACTACGAACCGTGCCTCCCGCTCGAACAGGCAGAAGAGATTCTCGACGAGGTACGCGAAGTCCTCGTCGAGATGATTGCGGACATCCGCGAGTCGGACGTCGAACTCGCCGTCGACGCCTTCGAAGGCGAGTTCCCGGCCGACGAACAGGAGGAACTGGTCCGCGACGCCCTCTCGACGCTCGGCTATCCGTGGGACCGTGGCCGTCTCGACACTGCACCCCACCCGTTCTCGTCGGGGACGCAGTTCGACGCCCGCGTGACCACCCGCTACGACGAATCCGACCCGCTCGGGTCGCTCTTTTCGACCATTCACGAGTTCGGCCACGCCCTCTACACGCTCGGCCTGCCGGACGAACACTACGCGACCCCGCTCGGTGAGGACCGGAACCTCTCGGTCCACGAGTCACAGTCGCGCCTGTGGGAGAACCACGTCGGTCGGTCGCGCGCCTTCTGGCAGCACTTCCTGCCGACGTTCACCGAACACTTCTCGGACGTGGATGCAACCGTCGAAGAGGCCTACGAGGCGGCGAATCAAGTGTACGAGGACAACCTCATCCGCGTCGAAGCGGACGAACTGACCTACCACCTGCACATCGTCATTCGGTTCGAACTCGAACGCGCACTCATCTCGGGTGACCTCGCCGTCGCGGACGTGCCGGAGGCGTGGAACGAAAAGTACGAAGAGTACCTCGGTATCCGTCCCGAGACGGATTCTGAAGGCTGTCTGCAGGACATCCACTGGGCGTACGGGAACTTCGGCTACTTCCCGACGTACTCGCTCGGGTCCATCATGTCCGCGCAGTTGTTCGCCGCGGCAGAAGACGACATCGAGAACCTCGACGAGAAGATTTCGAACGGCGAGTTCGCCGATCTGCGCGAGTGGCTTCGCGAGAACGTCCACCAGCACGGCCGTCGCTACGAGACGAACGACCTCGTGAAACGCGCGACTGGCGCGGACTTCACTGCCGACGACTTCCTCGACTACGTCGAGTCGAAGTACGAATCACTGTACGACCTGTAA
- a CDS encoding HVO_0416 family zinc finger protein has translation MASAPSDDLFDQFLADRGHETEPARWDRSYNKLQCPDCGALHDMGAATCSVCGWSPEA, from the coding sequence ATGGCCTCAGCACCCAGTGACGACTTGTTCGACCAGTTTTTGGCCGACCGCGGTCACGAGACAGAACCGGCACGCTGGGACCGATCCTATAACAAACTGCAGTGCCCCGATTGCGGGGCGCTACACGACATGGGCGCGGCGACATGCTCCGTATGCGGGTGGTCGCCGGAGGCCTAA